CGCTTGAATTTAAGGCATCATTAGAACTCGTCAGTTCGCCATTCTTATACTTTAGAGACTGGTGTGTATAGTAAACATCTGAGAAAGGAATATGTTCAGATTCTTGATTATTGCCGTTCTCCGACGTATTACTTATAGATGAGGTATATTTTGCATTATCTCTTGCCCACATTCTTAATCTCTCTTGTTGCAAAACTGCCACATTTAGTTGGCTTAAGTAATTATCTTCAGTGTCCCTCTCGTAAATTCTGCGGCTTGTGTTTCCTTCATCATCAAACCTACCAGGTTCTTGTTTATTTTCGACCTTAGCATAGCCTCCATCTTCCAAGATGTCAGCGTCTTgaatatcttcaatattgCTACTCAAACTTTCCactcttttattaatttcactTAGTTTCGCGTTCATCTGGGCAAAGTCGTGCGATAACCCACAATTGTTCTTTTCTCTATTTTCACTACTAGTTGGTGAGGCAGACTTAGATCTACAGTTCTCTGACTTTTGGAGGCAGTAATCACCAGCATCCTGGCCATTAGACACTGTTTTCTTATTCGGAAAGTTAAATTCGCTTATAGTATCGGAATCTTTGTTTTTTAGGCGTCCTGCAAGCCTCTTAATTATATCAATACTCGGAATATTCTTTCTTGCACTAGTTAAAGCTGAAAATGTTTCCGAGTCTGTGATCGAATTTGAATCAACATTGATACTATCTTCTGTGATTGCTAATTTTGAGTCAGAAATATTGTTATTCTTCAGAGCAACTCCTTCTAGATTTGAAAAATCGTTGCTAgtttttatcaataattggTCAACCAGCCTAGTTGCCTTCCTCATAATTTCACTAGAGGACGGTGAAAAGGTTTTCTCAGATATTGTTGTTTCGATCATGATTACTAGGTTCAATAAAACTATTTATCCGTCAATATTTGTGATAAGTTATACACAAATCCTATCATTAGTAAGCTATCtcaaaaagttattaaCCTGATTCTGACTTTTCATATAAGATATTCAAATGAATTCTTTTCCACTTTGATATAAAGTCGGTTATTCTTCCTTCAAAAATCAATGTGAACAACaaatatacatatatatatatttatttatatgtTTATTTAAaccaataaaaattttagaGAATTTACCTTAGATTTTTTAAAGGATGAAcgatattcaaaaaaaatttctctTCCTATTTCCCCTCTAAACTCACACAAATAAATAGATTGTCTTGTGTCATGTCTCAGGCGGGAGACACCGGTaccttaatattaaagaaaacaaaaaaaaagcgataatataaattagggtcaaaaattgatttttagTAAATTGGTAAAGGGTTGATTCAACAATATTGAGATAGTAAGGATTTCGATATTGGtccaaaataaatatttagttAATACTTTTTTAGATTTTCAGAAACGTATTTCTTAAGTTGAAATGGACCATAATCTTGAATTGGGGAACTACTCCgattttgattttcaaaCCACTTCAAAATGGATAGCTAAACACTCAAAAGGCAAAGAAGGGCTAATTGTTGCATTGCAATTTTCTGTATCTGATATTAAATATGCCCCAAGAATTCAATATCTTATAGAAAAGCAAGTAAATTGTATAGTTTCAAAAGAAGATGGTTCTAAAGATCAATGTAATATTcgattttttgttttatctGATATTGTAAACCCAGCATGTTGTCTGGATGTTttaaatatcaaaaagTCACATTCAGATTTAGTAATACACTTTGGTTACAGTTGCTATCataatattagaaactTCCGTCTACCTGTTTACTTTGTCCCATCCTCCTCTGACTATTTTTATGTTTCAGAATCTAATACGCTCTGCGATATTACAAGCTTTCTGTATAAACAGCTAAATAATAGGCTTCTTGAGGGGaataattctttgaaaaGGATGAATGTGATACTCTCATTCCAAGGAATATTAAAGAACAACTCTCAAACGACATTGTTGGATAAAATAAGAAGTTCTGAATTGAATAAAACTAGCAATGATGTAGAGATTTGCATATACCAACTTTCCCCTATAAATGTTACTGACTGTATTCAAGATCAACACTCGGAATTTATTTGTGATTTACTTCTATCAAAATTGGGGCACGACAAAGAGTTAAAACTTGATGATTTGGAGAAGCGTTTTGAGAGGTCCAAAAATATGACTTCAAGTGAATCTGTAATTTTCTTCCACTTTATTTCTAAAGatgataaatattctaaTCTTCCTAATTCTTTTCTGGAAAGAATTTTCCTTAGAtataatcaattatttgaaatttttttgtgCCAAGTAAATGACTCAGATTCTAGCATAGAACTAAATCCAAATGCTTTGAATGAGTTGAGTTCTATAATATCTAAAAGATTTGTTGTTATTGAAAAGGCAAAGTCAATCCATTCTGAAAATCATGTCGCTTTTGTAATTACTCCTGGAATAACGCAATTAGAATGGAAActtattgaattttttaaaaggCATAATTACAGGATAAACGCAGATAAtgggaaaaaaataaagattgAAACTCacattatttctttaactGGAGTGAATGAAgtaaaattaagaaatttcccagatattgatattttctGTTTTTTTGGTTGTTCTGAGTATTTTTTATCccatattattaaaaatcttaatttaaaaactCCAATTATTCTTACACCCTTTGAATACCAGGTATTTCTTGGAATTACAGAATGGAGTACGCGTTATCTAAATACCCCAGACTTACAATCTCATGTCTTAAGTGACAATGATCTTTCTTTTCACTCTTCAATATCAGATTCTGAAGATTCTGAATTAGATCAAGatttttcaaaactttCAATTGAGGACtcagaaatattgaaaaataacaCACTTTCCACGAAAACTGAATCTTATTCTTTGCAAAGTATCGACAAGAAAACTAAAAAGTTATTGGTATCATTAAActcaattaaaaataaatatggGCGTTCTTATTTTGGTCTAAATCCCTTGGAAAACACTGATCATATACCTAAAATTACTCAAGGAAGAGATGGAATCGCATCCATgtataaaaatgaaataatataattttatctAGAACTCAAAGCTATGGGAACAAGAAATGCAAAACAATCAACTGCTTAAAATCGGTGCGTGATTCATATATGATCAATTAGTCAAAATGACTCAAACTTTATAGATTAACCGTTCACTATATTTAAACTAATCAGAAATTggaaaaaacaaaatatattacaCCAACACTTGATTCCACTTACACAAGCCAAACTTTTTAACAGTTAGAGGAAAATACACTTCACAATTAAGGGTtataaagttatttttcCATAAATAGAGAATTTAGAAAGTAATGCTAATAATATCGAGTAATAGATGATACACTACcctatttaaataaaatacaacaatctttttaattatcTTCTCatcaaatttcaaattgaAACCTTGCCGCCGCCTGTGTGCGTTTTCTTACCCAATATACGGAAAATTACTTTCAGtatacttttttttcgGTAATATTGACAAAGCACTTCTTCTTTTGTACAGAACATCAGCACAGTATTCTCGgcattaattcattttatcATTTGCATATATAACTGCTGTATGATTTATGCTTAATAAGTAATGCTATCTATTATCAACATATTAAGCTTTGTATTTAAGTATGGTTTATTGAATTGTACTTCTCATCTACTTTTCTCTATAATAGCACTCTTTTTCTTACTTGAATTCAGAATTCTGACTTCAAAACAAAGCCAAATGATtgttaaataaaaagaagaaataataacaaagaCTGTTATTATTCAtctctttaattaatattggttGTTTTAAAGAGAAATAAGCAATAATTAGCGTTaacatttaatttcatttttttctttttttgtcTTCATTCACTCTTATTATTTGtgtaatatttattatttgaagcATAGTATTTAGAATAATTAAGATATCTCTTCCaacttttaaatttttttcccCACAGCTCTATACATACCTCTCTAAACAATCTCTActtatcaaaaaaaaaggttAACTCCATATGATTTTCCAACCCTGAAAACCTTATAATATCAccaaattattaacaatGATTTCTTCCCTTTAAtcatatttcttttatcttcttaattatatatttttgggaaggaaaatatataattttgaagaaaattatataaaagatgcaataatttccaaattACATTTCAAGGGAAGTTTTAGTATTTAGTAAAGTATAGGGTGGGCATGGGCTATCTGATATGGATAGAGATTTTGTCAATGAATACATCAGGAAAGaataataacattaaattcttcaaaaagcTTTGGCGTACGTAATGGGCGTggtaaaaaaaatatatatatatatgaaAAGCttagaaata
This is a stretch of genomic DNA from Cryptosporidium parvum Iowa II chromosome 3, whole genome shotgun sequence. It encodes these proteins:
- a CDS encoding hypothetical protein (similar to putative diphthamide biosynthesis protein) codes for the protein MDHNLELGNYSDFDFQTTSKWIAKHSKGKEGLIVALQFSVSDIKYAPRIQYLIEKQVNCIVSKEDGSKDQCNIRFFVLSDIVNPACCLDVLNIKKSHSDLVIHFGYSCYHNIRNFRLPVYFVPSSSDYFYVSESNTLCDITSFLYKQLNNRLLEGNNSLKRMNVILSFQGILKNNSQTTLLDKIRSSELNKTSNDVEICIYQLSPINVTDCIQDQHSEFICDLLLSKLGHDKELKLDDLEKRFERSKNMTSSESVIFFHFISKDDKYSNLPNSFLERIFLRYNQLFEIFLCQVNDSDSSIELNPNALNELSSIISKRFVVIEKAKSIHSENHVAFVITPGITQLEWKLIEFFKRHNYRINADNGKKIKIETHIISLTGVNEVKLRNFPDIDIFCFFGCSEYFLSHIIKNLNLKTPIILTPFEYQVFLGITEWSTRYLNTPDLQSHVLSDNDLSFHSSISDSEDSELDQDFSKLSIEDSEILKNNTLSTKTESYSLQSIDKKTKKLLVSLNSIKNKYGRSYFGLNPLENTDHIPKITQGRDGIASMYKNEII
- a CDS encoding hypothetical protein (transcripts identified by EST), producing MIETTISEKTFSPSSSEIMRKATRLVDQLLIKTSNDFSNLEGVALKNNNISDSKLAITEDSINVDSNSITDSETFSALTSARKNIPSIDIIKRLAGRLKNKDSDTISEFNFPNKKTVSNGQDAGDYCLQKSENCRSKSASPTSSENREKNNCGLSHDFAQMNAKLSEINKRVESLSSNIEDIQDADILEDGGYAKVENKQEPGRFDDEGNTSRRIYERDTEDNYLSQLNVAVLQQERLRMWARDNAKYTSSISNTSENGNNQESEHIPFSDVYYTHQSLKYKNGELTSSNDALNSSVLSTTVSGTAGQFAHSNDTTVYEAKTNCRNTVSDFSRTVKVCAGGEYSENKDSEVGGASETISFERISGRFTEPKILRFIRVGNQLRRSITVTPLVEDLQRVLNGEAASLGFSFNDSDFDSRTQFNNKLEKLSNSNISPFNPSKSTSRLSNNMVIITIKDNGTGFKRSTRSRTMDDTISVDSAESYEKSFFSCRECSWNPTSACSIQ